A single genomic interval of Lewinellaceae bacterium harbors:
- a CDS encoding T9SS type A sorting domain-containing protein has protein sequence MKHTIFTTLFFFTIIGSSLLDAQRPVLVEHFTNTWCPICASRNPSLYETIAKYPDNVVHIAYHIPVPYNQCILYQANKPDQEARMNYYNVYGSPSAFINGTNGSGSKLLDETKLTNAIASAAPLSVTVTKAPSGSPDGLSTLVNVNIKANSTVDAGNNARIFVLVAERTLDYTGPNGESTHPDVFRKFLTSNAGDVIGLPQAGNTVSMSYSYDLESGWIADQIYPIAFIQNIETKTVYAAGSSLLNSTTGVHEFTPEESLQIYPNPADNQLILQTPMADPQSEARIFALSGQLVQTTKVHDQRIDVSNLAPGMYVLRIQDHIGRFVKR, from the coding sequence ATGAAACACACCATCTTTACCACTCTTTTCTTTTTTACAATTATCGGCAGTAGTTTGCTGGATGCCCAGCGTCCGGTGCTGGTGGAACATTTCACCAATACCTGGTGCCCGATCTGTGCCAGTAGAAACCCATCCTTGTACGAGACCATAGCAAAATATCCGGATAATGTGGTCCATATTGCTTACCACATTCCCGTACCTTATAATCAATGCATCCTTTATCAGGCCAATAAGCCCGACCAGGAAGCGCGGATGAATTATTACAATGTATACGGGTCACCCTCCGCATTCATCAACGGAACCAATGGAAGTGGCAGCAAATTATTGGATGAAACCAAATTGACCAATGCCATCGCCTCAGCGGCTCCCCTGTCGGTTACCGTAACGAAAGCACCATCGGGATCACCGGATGGCCTCAGTACCCTGGTGAATGTGAACATCAAGGCAAATAGCACCGTAGATGCGGGCAACAACGCACGTATTTTTGTTCTGGTAGCTGAACGCACCCTGGACTATACTGGTCCCAATGGAGAATCCACTCATCCCGATGTCTTCCGTAAGTTTTTGACATCCAATGCCGGGGATGTCATCGGTCTCCCGCAGGCAGGGAATACGGTCAGCATGAGTTACTCCTATGATCTTGAATCTGGTTGGATTGCCGACCAGATCTATCCCATTGCCTTCATCCAGAACATCGAGACTAAAACCGTCTATGCTGCCGGTTCCAGCCTGTTAAACAGTACAACTGGTGTACATGAATTTACGCCGGAAGAGTCATTACAGATTTACCCGAATCCGGCGGACAACCAATTAATTCTGCAAACTCCAATGGCAGATCCGCAGTCGGAAGCACGGATATTTGCACTGTCCGGCCAGCTCGTACAGACCACCAAGGTCCACGACCAACGCATCGATGTTTCCAATCTGGCTCCTGGCATGTATGTCCTGCGGATTCAGGATCATATCGGACGTTTTGTCAAACGCTGA
- a CDS encoding Hsp20/alpha crystallin family protein → MSVTLWKPRRSMVSLMDDFFRDDFWPTVPERFEVPAVNIAETEKAYNIEVAAPGMKKADFHIEVEAGNLVVSAEVKHEEEKKEDHYTRKEFNYTSFKRSFWLPENVKEDAIKANYKEGVLYVTLPKSVKTPAKVTKTIAVD, encoded by the coding sequence ATGTCAGTAACATTATGGAAACCTCGTCGTTCGATGGTCTCCCTGATGGATGACTTCTTCAGAGATGACTTCTGGCCTACCGTACCGGAACGATTTGAAGTCCCTGCCGTCAACATAGCCGAAACCGAAAAAGCGTACAATATCGAAGTAGCTGCTCCTGGAATGAAAAAGGCAGACTTCCATATTGAAGTTGAGGCAGGAAATCTGGTGGTATCAGCAGAAGTGAAACACGAAGAAGAAAAGAAAGAGGACCACTACACGAGAAAAGAATTCAATTACACTTCCTTCAAGCGGTCTTTCTGGCTTCCTGAAAATGTCAAGGAGGATGCCATTAAAGCCAACTACAAAGAAGGTGTATTGTACGTAACCTTACCAAAATCTGTGAAAACACCGGCCAAGGTTACAAAAACGATTGCAGTTGATTAG
- a CDS encoding TIGR00730 family Rossman fold protein has translation MLTKESLKGGRDIYLDGPKPRHRELGFAIRVFIQFIKGFRALHFIGPCITVFGSARFREDHAYYALARAMGAAIAQQGFTTLTGGGPGIMEAANRGAFENGGHSVGCNIVLPKEQFHNPYMQKWVTIRYFFVRKVLLLKYSYAFVVFPGGFGTMDELFETLTLVQTGIIQRFPVVVMDSKFYEQLMEFLRSMVAQGTISAHDLKLVLLTGDVQEGMDHIMKYIDLNYVVRKRKPAWWLFERV, from the coding sequence ATGCTAACCAAAGAATCACTTAAAGGGGGACGGGATATTTATCTGGACGGCCCCAAGCCAAGACATCGCGAACTCGGGTTCGCGATTCGCGTTTTTATCCAGTTCATCAAAGGATTTCGTGCACTCCACTTTATCGGCCCCTGCATCACTGTCTTCGGATCGGCACGATTCCGGGAAGACCACGCTTATTATGCTCTCGCCCGGGCCATGGGAGCCGCCATCGCACAACAGGGATTTACAACGCTTACCGGTGGAGGCCCCGGGATCATGGAAGCCGCCAACCGGGGCGCGTTTGAAAATGGAGGGCACTCCGTCGGTTGTAATATTGTATTGCCCAAAGAACAGTTCCATAATCCTTACATGCAGAAGTGGGTCACCATCCGTTACTTTTTTGTACGCAAGGTGCTTCTACTCAAATATTCCTACGCTTTTGTAGTGTTCCCCGGCGGATTCGGCACCATGGATGAGCTTTTCGAAACACTGACGCTGGTACAGACGGGCATCATCCAGCGCTTTCCCGTAGTGGTTATGGATAGCAAATTTTACGAACAACTCATGGAATTCCTCAGGTCCATGGTAGCCCAGGGGACCATCTCGGCTCACGATCTCAAGCTGGTACTCCTGACCGGTGACGTTCAGGAAGGCATGGATCACATCATGAAATACATAGACCTGAATTATGTGGTCCGCAAACGCAAGCCAGCCTGGTGGTTATTTGAAAGGGTATGA
- a CDS encoding aspartate kinase encodes MIIYKFGGTSVGSPERMREVEDIITRTGETKIVVLSAVAGVTNALVRIAEASEECNQELAEQEMEILNRMYQPFLSGLFRHDTARQKARQILDESNHTIRQTWSGDWVAEYRKIILAQGELVSTQWFQVLLHESGIDSVLLPALEFMRTNAEGEPDLEYTSAKLGQMLALYPGTRLFVTQGYICRNHLGSIDNLKRGGSDYTATLIGAALKADEIQIWTDIDGVHNNDPRVVSETHPIRFMSYREAAELAYFGAKILHPSCVIPAEVALVPIRLKNTMQPEAPGTLISLRSSSQAITAVAAKDGITVIKIYSHRMFMAYGFLRRVFEVFEKYRTPLDMITTSEVAVSLTIDFTDHLHEIIRELKQFGEVEWEGEHTILCVVGDNLIKRPGIAQRVFAAIEKMPIRMISYGGSRHNISILIPENYKREALIQLNTLF; translated from the coding sequence ATGATCATCTACAAATTTGGAGGAACCTCGGTTGGAAGTCCGGAACGGATGCGCGAGGTGGAGGATATTATCACGCGGACTGGCGAGACGAAGATCGTGGTTTTGTCCGCCGTAGCAGGGGTTACCAATGCGTTGGTACGTATTGCAGAGGCCAGTGAGGAGTGTAATCAGGAGTTGGCCGAGCAGGAAATGGAGATACTAAACCGGATGTATCAACCCTTTCTATCCGGTTTGTTCAGGCATGATACTGCCCGGCAGAAAGCCCGGCAAATTCTGGATGAATCAAACCATACCATCCGGCAGACCTGGTCCGGAGACTGGGTAGCCGAATATCGAAAGATCATCCTGGCTCAGGGGGAACTGGTATCCACCCAATGGTTTCAGGTTTTGCTGCACGAATCTGGCATTGATTCGGTTTTGTTACCGGCACTTGAATTCATGCGTACCAATGCGGAAGGAGAACCGGACCTGGAGTATACCAGCGCCAAATTGGGTCAGATGCTCGCTTTGTATCCGGGAACGCGGCTTTTCGTAACCCAGGGATACATCTGTCGCAATCATCTGGGATCCATTGACAACCTCAAACGCGGCGGCAGTGATTATACGGCAACATTGATCGGAGCGGCCCTGAAAGCAGATGAGATCCAGATCTGGACTGATATCGACGGCGTACACAACAACGATCCCCGCGTGGTGTCGGAGACCCATCCCATCCGGTTTATGTCGTACCGGGAAGCGGCCGAGCTGGCATATTTCGGAGCGAAAATCCTGCACCCTTCGTGCGTCATCCCTGCTGAGGTGGCCCTGGTCCCCATCCGGTTAAAAAACACCATGCAACCCGAAGCGCCGGGAACACTCATCAGCCTGCGTTCTTCCTCACAGGCGATCACAGCGGTTGCCGCTAAAGATGGCATTACGGTCATCAAGATCTATTCCCACCGGATGTTTATGGCGTATGGATTTCTGCGACGGGTCTTTGAGGTCTTTGAGAAATACCGGACCCCGCTGGATATGATCACCACCTCCGAGGTGGCGGTTTCCCTCACGATCGACTTCACCGATCACCTGCATGAGATCATCCGCGAGCTTAAACAGTTTGGCGAAGTGGAGTGGGAGGGAGAGCATACCATCCTGTGTGTGGTGGGCGACAATCTGATCAAACGCCCCGGTATCGCGCAGCGGGTGTTTGCCGCCATCGAAAAAATGCCTATCCGCATGATCTCCTATGGCGGTAGCCGGCACAATATTTCCATATTAATTCCGGAAAATTACAAGCGCGAGGCTTTGATTCAGTTGAATACGTTGTTTTAA